GGCCGCGTCGGGCGGAAAAATGCAGGCATAGCAGGGGGACGCGTCGTCGCGCGTGTCGTACACGCTCAACTGGCCGTCGAAGCGGATGGCCGCGCCTGCCACGAGCGGCTTGCTGTGCGCCACGCAGGCGCGGTTGACCGCGTGGCGGGTTGCGAAGTTGTCGCAGCAGTCGACGACCACGTCCGCCGCCGCGACCAGCCGCGCCAGCAGCGCCTCGTCGGCGCGCAGGGCGTGAGTCTCGATGGCGATGCCGGGGTTGATCTCGCGCATGGCCTCCGCAGCCGATTCGACCTTCAGGCGGCCCACGCGAGCCTGGGTGTGAGCGACCTGGCGCTGGAGGTTGGTGAGGTCGACCTCGTCGTCGTCCACCAGCGTGACATGCCCGACGCCGGCGGCCGCGAGATACAGCGCCACGGGAGAGCCCAGGCCGCCCGCGCCGATGACCAGCACGCGGCCGGCGCTGACGCGCGCCTGCCCGTCGATTCCGAATTCCTCTAGCAGGATGTGGCGCGAATAGCGCAGCAGGTCGTCGTCATTCATGGCGGCTCACTCCGGCCTTCGCCAGATACAAAAAACCGCGGCCCGGCAGCGCCGGTTCCGCGGTATCTTGGAATCTAGAAAACACCGGCTCCGGATCAGTTCTCTTTTTTCTCTTCCTTGTTGTCGACGATGACCTGGGTCTTGCTGACCAGCACCGGCTGGCCCTTGAGGCGGTTGAGCGCCTGCACCAGCGGGAAGTCCTTGTCGGTGCCGAACTCGGGCACCTTGCGGTCCTGCGGCGGCTTCTTGGCTTCTTCCTCGAGGCGCTTGCGGGCTTCGTCGCGGGCCTTTTCGCGTTCCGGGTCCTTCGTCTCGGGGCCCTGGCCGCTAGCCAGGTGCTTCTCGAGGTCGGCCTCGCGCATGCGCAGGGCGGCGAAGGGGCTGCCCTCGGCGCTTTCGTCGATCAGCAC
The Variovorax paradoxus genome window above contains:
- a CDS encoding HesA/MoeB/ThiF family protein, producing MNDDDLLRYSRHILLEEFGIDGQARVSAGRVLVIGAGGLGSPVALYLAAAGVGHVTLVDDDEVDLTNLQRQVAHTQARVGRLKVESAAEAMREINPGIAIETHALRADEALLARLVAAADVVVDCCDNFATRHAVNRACVAHSKPLVAGAAIRFDGQLSVYDTRDDASPCYACIFPPDAAFEETLCAVLGVFGPVVGTVGTLQASEALKLLAGIGPSLAGKLLMFDGRRTAFDTLQIARDPHCSVCAQRPGGV